TGGAGTAAAACAAATCAGAAATCAGGTGCCGCATATAATTTCACTGGCACCTTATGCTTAGGGTTTGTTACAAACCCTTAATTGAATTAAAAACTTTATTGCTAATAAAACGGTCTGTTTCTATAGCTTAAACAGACAAAACACAAAAGAATAACAAACATGGATTTTGAACTGAACGAAAATCAGAAAATGATCACGCAGATGCTGCGCGATTTTGGAGAAAAGCACATCAAACCCAAATTTATGGAGTGGGATGAATCGCAGGAATTTCCTTTGGAAACCTTTAAAAAACTCGGTGAGCTCGGTTTGATGGGCGTGTTGGTGCCGCAGGAATACGGTGGCTCCGGTTTTGGTTATACAGAGTATGTCACAGCGATTTCAGAAATTTCAAAATATTGCGGATCCATTGGCCTGTCTATGGCAGCGCACAATTCACTCTGCACGGGACATATCATGCAATTTGGAAATGAGGAGCAAAAGAAAAAATGGTTGCCCAAACTGGCCACTGCCGAATGGATTGGCGCCTGGGGATTGACCGAAGCCAATACCGGCTCCGATGCCATGCGCATGAAATGTACGGCCAAAAAAGATGGAGACTACTGGGTGCTCAATGGTGCAAAAAACTGGATTACACACGGTATCAGTGGAGATATTGCCGTAGTGCTGGCCAGAACCGGTGAACCGCTCGACAGCAATGGCATCACGGCATTTGTAGTGGAAAGAGGTACAGAAGGATTCAGAGGTGGAAAAAAAGAAAACAAACTGGGCATGCGCGCTTCCGAAACCGCTGAAATGATTTTTGAGGACTGCCGTGTGCCTGAGGAAAATGTGCTTGGGGAAGTAGGGGAAGGATTCCGTCAGGCCATGAAGGTATTGGATGGCGGCAGGATTTCCATTGCAGCACTTTCGCTGGGAATAGCCAAAGGCGCATACGAAGCTGCATTGCAGTATTCCAAAGAAAGAGAACAGTTCGGACAACCGATATCCAAATTCCAGGCCATATCCTTTAAGTTGGCAGACATGGCCATAAAAATAGAAAATGCAGAATTACTGACCATGCGTGCTGCCGTTATGAAAAACGAAGGCAAAAAAATGACCAAGGAATCCGCTATGGCAAAATATTACGCCTCTGAAGTAGCGGTGGAAAACTCCACCGAAGCAGTGCAGATTTTTGGCGGCTATGGCTATACCAAGGATTTTCCGGTAGAGAAATTTTACCGAGATTCCAAGCTCTGCACCATAGGGGAGGGCACTTCAGAAATCCAAAAGCTGGTAATCAGCAGGGAGATTTTGAAGTAGGGAAAGTATACTTTTAAAGGTATTTACAAAGTGGATTTTGTGTACAGCTATAAAGTAAGTGGTCGGACGACTTTTTTAGTCGTCTGACCACTCCAGTTCTTAACGTGGATGAGTGTAAGATAAAGTTGTCTGACCTTTAACCTTTCGAATCAGCATTAGAGATGACATCTTTCCAAAAAAGATATCATCTCTTTTATTCTGCCCGAACTCCAATGGGTCATGACCCATTGGAAAGCAAGTTCGAACATTGTCAGCTCTAATTTCCATTGAGAAAGAGAACGAAAGCATTAAATCCTATAGAAGTTTTTCGATCAAAGACCAATTGATCCCAGCGGGATCAGATGTTTGTAAAAAGACGGAACTCCCCCACTCACTGATCTCGGAGGGATCATATGTTTCAGACATTGAAGCTTTATCATTTTGGGCTTGTTTAGCATTTATGATTTAGAAATCAGGATTTATACTGGTTTAGGTTTGGAATTTTTACTTTGATGAAATAAACAGCATCTAATTCCCCACAGCATTCAACACAGAAGCATTAATTCCCTGTATAGAGCAATATAATATCAAGAAGCTCATTTTTTCTTGCATTTTTCCAAAACAAAAATTTATCTTTGCCATTCGTTTTTAAAAACCGATATTATGCTTATAATTGATGCAAGAGATAGCGAGTCTATTGACAGAGCGCTGAAAAAGTACAAAAAGAAGTACGAAAAAGCCGGAATCATGAAACAATTGAGATCCAGGCAACATTTCACCAAGCCATCTGTTGAAAGAAGAGAAGAAGTTTTAAAAGCTGCCTACAAGCAGAAAATGATCAATTCAGGTAAGATCAAATAAGTAGGCGGCCCAAAATCCACCTGTTTATTTTGTTCTTATGAACCTGAAGCGATTTTTAGATTATTTAAAGTACGAAAAGCGATATTCCCCGCATACTTTAGATGCATATCGCTCCGATCTTGAGCAATTCCTCCTTTTTCTTCAGCAGCAGTACGAATCACCCGCAATAGAAGAACTCAGCCATCACCACATCCGCTCCTGGATGGTGGCATTGATCGAAGGGCAGAAAACAGCCGTTTCCATCAACAGGAAACTTTCCAGTCTCAAATCCTATTTCAGGTTTGCAATGCGGGAAGGGCTGCTCAAATCCAATCCCGCAGCAAAAATACAAGCCCCCAAACAAGGCAAAAAACTACCCACATTTGTAGAGGAAAAGCAAATAGCAAAGTTATTTGATGACATCCCTTTTCCGGAAGGCTATATCGGCTGCCGCGACAAATTGATATTGGAGTGTTTCTACGCCCTGGGCCTCAGGCGTGCAGAATTGATTGCATTAAAAGAAAGTGATTTTTCACTGCCTCAGCGAACACTGAGGGTCACCGGTAAGGGGCGCAAGGAACGCTTATTGCCTTTCGATCAAAAATTAGGCGAATCCATTGAAAATTATCTTTTAGAAAAAAAAGCCATTTTCCAATCAGAAACACCGGCATTTTTCGTTACGGAAAAGGCAGTGCCACTTTACCCTAAATTGGTTTATCAAATCGTGAACAAATACTTATCTTTAGTCACTACCTTGAAAAAAAAGAGTCCGCATATCTTGAGACATACTTTTGCCACACATCTACTCAACAACGGTGCAGATATCAATGCCATCAAAGAACTGCTAGGGCACAGCAGTCTTGCAGCTACACAGGTTTATACGCACAACGATATACAAAAACTTAAATCTATTTATAAACAAGCGCATCCCAAAGCGTAAAAAAATTACAATTATGGAAATTAAACTTCAGGCCATTCATTTTGATGCAGACCAGAAATTGGTAGATTTTACAGAAAAGAAAGCGAAAAAACTTACGCAATTTTACGATAAGATAATATCCGTGGATATTTTCCTTAAATTTGACAGCGGAAATGGGCAAGTCAGAGATAAAACAGCCGATGTAAAGCTCAATATTCCAGGCAACACACTTTTCTCCGGGTTTACTTCTAAAACCTTTGAAGAGTCACTGAATAAGTGCTTTGAATCCCTTACCAGGCAACTTAAAAAACAAAAGGAAAAATTAAAGGCATAATTTTTCAGTATTCCCTTGTAATTCAAGCAAAGTATTTTTAGATTTGCAAGCCGAAATTAAGGGTGTTGTTTGAAATATTATTGTATAAATGCGAGTGCCAATGTAGCTCAGTTGGCCAGAGCAGCTGATTTGTAATCAGCCGGTCGGGGGTTCGAATCCCTCCATTGGCTCGCTTTTATCGAAACTGGGGAGATACCAAAGTGGCCAACTGGGGCAGACTGTAAATCTGTTGTCTTCGACTTCGTAGGTTCGAATCCTGCTCTCCCCACGCTAAGGAATATTATAAGCGGGAGTAGCTCAGTTGGTAGAGCATCAGCCTTCCAAGCTGAGGGTCGCGGGTTCGAGTCTCGTCTCCCGCTCATTTTTTCTGCTCTTGGGCAGAACAGCCGATGTAGCTCAGGGGTAGAGCGTTTCCTTGGTAAGGAAGAGGTCAGGGGTTCAATTCCCCTCATTGGCTCGGAAGAAAGCTTTTATTACAATAGAGTATTAGGAATATTTAGATAATCAATTAATTAAAAACAGTTTAGTCATGGCTAAAGAAAAATTTGAAAAAACGAAACCTCACTTGAATGTGGGTACAATTGGTCACGTGGATCACGGTAAAACTACTTTGACTGCGGCCATTACATCAGTATTGTCCAAAAAAGGATTTGCGCAAAGCATGGGGTATGATACCATTGATGCTGCACCTGAAGAAAAAGAAAGGGGTATTACTATTAATACTGCGCACGTAGAATACGAAACAGAAAAAAGACACTACGCTCACGTAGATTGTCCTGGTCACGCTGATTATATTAAAAATATGGTTACAGGTGCTGCCCAAATGGACGGTACTATTTTGGTAGTTGCTGCTACTGACGGGCCAATGCCTCAAACCAGAGAGCACATCTTGTTGTCAAGACAGGTTGGTGTTCCTGCAGTTGTGGTATTCATGAATAAAGTGGATTTGGTTGATGATCCTGAATTGTTGGAATTGGTTGAAATGGAAATT
This region of Chitinophagales bacterium genomic DNA includes:
- a CDS encoding acyl-CoA dehydrogenase family protein; amino-acid sequence: MDFELNENQKMITQMLRDFGEKHIKPKFMEWDESQEFPLETFKKLGELGLMGVLVPQEYGGSGFGYTEYVTAISEISKYCGSIGLSMAAHNSLCTGHIMQFGNEEQKKKWLPKLATAEWIGAWGLTEANTGSDAMRMKCTAKKDGDYWVLNGAKNWITHGISGDIAVVLARTGEPLDSNGITAFVVERGTEGFRGGKKENKLGMRASETAEMIFEDCRVPEENVLGEVGEGFRQAMKVLDGGRISIAALSLGIAKGAYEAALQYSKEREQFGQPISKFQAISFKLADMAIKIENAELLTMRAAVMKNEGKKMTKESAMAKYYASEVAVENSTEAVQIFGGYGYTKDFPVEKFYRDSKLCTIGEGTSEIQKLVISREILK
- the rpsU gene encoding 30S ribosomal protein S21 — encoded protein: MLIIDARDSESIDRALKKYKKKYEKAGIMKQLRSRQHFTKPSVERREEVLKAAYKQKMINSGKIK
- a CDS encoding tyrosine-type recombinase/integrase, giving the protein MNLKRFLDYLKYEKRYSPHTLDAYRSDLEQFLLFLQQQYESPAIEELSHHHIRSWMVALIEGQKTAVSINRKLSSLKSYFRFAMREGLLKSNPAAKIQAPKQGKKLPTFVEEKQIAKLFDDIPFPEGYIGCRDKLILECFYALGLRRAELIALKESDFSLPQRTLRVTGKGRKERLLPFDQKLGESIENYLLEKKAIFQSETPAFFVTEKAVPLYPKLVYQIVNKYLSLVTTLKKKSPHILRHTFATHLLNNGADINAIKELLGHSSLAATQVYTHNDIQKLKSIYKQAHPKA
- the raiA gene encoding ribosome-associated translation inhibitor RaiA, which gives rise to MEIKLQAIHFDADQKLVDFTEKKAKKLTQFYDKIISVDIFLKFDSGNGQVRDKTADVKLNIPGNTLFSGFTSKTFEESLNKCFESLTRQLKKQKEKLKA